From a single Paraburkholderia youngii genomic region:
- a CDS encoding Rieske (2Fe-2S) protein has product MNETPLCPLADVPDGGARVVDATAAGVPVVVVRRGEQVWAYANRCPHFSVPLDFEPGYVLCYRSQVLMCAHHSALFRFEDGRCIEGPCAGASLDAVKIAVDGDGWVVLNP; this is encoded by the coding sequence CCCGATGGCGGCGCGCGGGTCGTCGATGCAACGGCCGCCGGCGTGCCCGTCGTGGTGGTGCGGCGGGGCGAGCAGGTGTGGGCTTACGCGAACCGTTGCCCGCATTTTTCTGTGCCGCTCGATTTCGAGCCCGGCTATGTGCTGTGCTATCGATCGCAGGTGTTGATGTGCGCGCATCACAGCGCGTTGTTTCGCTTCGAAGATGGACGCTGTATCGAGGGGCCGTGCGCGGGGGCGAGCCTCGATGCGGTGAAGATTGCGGTCGATGGGGACGGGTGGGTGGTGTTGAATCCGTAG
- a CDS encoding substrate-binding domain-containing protein, producing MDIRELARELKLSISTVSRALNDADEVSAKTRERVRAAALELGYAPSKSAASLRRGRLDIVGLMLPVRREEETYTLGIFMRLADGLQSVLSQHGMDLVMYSSESWDDEFARLRRIVDRRQVDGVILAGTRRHDERLDYVASRNFPFVALGRSESGGEHTWIDLDFEAAAAAGVARLVAGGHRRIALAVPDGDAMQAHIYLRAWKKAMKKHGLEVPAGYVQRNRLSERGGYLATEALLALDDAPDALMFQSDCMAIGAYRKLHEMGQVPGRDLAISAGVLAGEVSEYLAPPLSGFTLDARGLGQRLARALLAQLPELADTYRAEREPVLWPLALRDNDDAASPAAR from the coding sequence ATGGATATTCGGGAATTAGCCAGAGAGCTCAAGCTGTCCATTTCGACTGTTTCGCGCGCCCTGAACGACGCCGACGAGGTCAGCGCCAAGACACGCGAACGCGTCCGCGCCGCGGCACTCGAACTCGGCTACGCACCCAGCAAGTCCGCGGCGAGTCTGCGCCGGGGCCGGCTGGACATCGTCGGCCTGATGCTACCGGTGCGACGTGAAGAAGAGACCTACACCCTCGGCATCTTCATGAGGCTGGCCGACGGATTGCAATCGGTTCTGTCGCAGCATGGCATGGACCTCGTCATGTACTCGAGCGAGTCCTGGGACGACGAGTTCGCGCGGCTGCGGCGCATCGTCGATCGCCGCCAGGTGGACGGCGTGATTCTCGCCGGCACGCGGCGGCACGACGAGCGGCTCGACTATGTCGCGAGTCGTAATTTTCCATTCGTCGCGTTGGGCCGCAGCGAGTCGGGCGGCGAGCACACGTGGATCGATCTCGACTTCGAAGCGGCCGCTGCCGCGGGTGTCGCTCGACTCGTGGCAGGCGGACATCGACGCATCGCGCTGGCGGTCCCCGACGGCGACGCCATGCAGGCGCACATCTATTTGCGTGCATGGAAGAAGGCGATGAAGAAGCACGGGCTCGAAGTGCCCGCGGGATACGTGCAGCGCAACCGGCTGTCCGAGCGCGGCGGGTATCTGGCGACCGAGGCGCTGCTCGCTCTCGACGACGCGCCGGACGCGCTGATGTTCCAGAGCGACTGCATGGCGATCGGCGCCTATCGGAAGCTTCACGAAATGGGCCAGGTGCCGGGCCGCGATCTGGCGATTTCGGCCGGGGTGCTGGCCGGCGAGGTGTCGGAATACCTTGCGCCGCCTTTGAGCGGGTTTACGCTGGATGCCCGTGGACTGGGCCAGCGCCTCGCACGAGCGCTGCTCGCCCAGCTTCCCGAGCTTGCCGACACCTATCGCGCCGAGCGCGAGCCGGTGCTGTGGCCGCTGGCCCTGCGCGACAACGACGACGCTGCGTCCCCGGCAGCCAGATAG